One window of the Zea mays cultivar B73 chromosome 3, Zm-B73-REFERENCE-NAM-5.0, whole genome shotgun sequence genome contains the following:
- the LOC103651156 gene encoding ubiquitin carboxyl-terminal hydrolase 13 isoform X2: MVVPRAPETQQDQDEEMLVPHQDAIEGLQKDVLEGPQPMEEFASAVENQIIPDTSTSRFTWYIENFSKRNVRKHYSDDFTVGGYKWRVLVFPRGNNVDYLSMYLDVADSNLMPPGWSRNAQFSLAVVNQLDSKASLRKEATHQFNSRESDWGFTSFMPLLDLYDSSKGYVVNDKCIIEAEVAVRKTLDFWNYDSKRMTGYVGLKNQGATCYMNSLLQTLYHIPYFRKAVYHMPTTENDTPSGNIPLALQSLFYKLQHSDNSVATKELTKSFGWDSYDSFMQHDVQELNRVLCEKLENKMKGTTVEGAIQKLFEGHHMNYIECINVESKSTRKESFYDLALDVKGCSDVYASFDKYVAVERLEGDNKYQSEEHGLQDAKKGMLFIDFPPVLQLQLKRFEYDFVRDTMLKINDRYEFPLQLDLDRDDGKYLSPDADRSVRNLYTLHSVLVHSGGVHGGHYYAFIRPKLSDQWYKFEDERVTKEDMKRALEEQYGGEEELPHTNPGLDTAPLRFTKHSNAYMLVYIRESDKDNIICDLDDEDISEHLKVRLRKEHEEKEYKKKEKAEAHMFTALKVARDFDIKEQIGRHMHFDLVDFDRVNSFRAPKNMSINEVKEELSKEFGIPVECQRFWVWAKRQNCTYRPSRPLTSQEETSTIGVLKDATVAKLPNSEVRLFLEVHFRQENQPIAPWNTKEDILLFFKLYDPEKEDLRYVGNFFVKASGKPSDIVERLNQIAGFLSDEDIELYEEIKFEPVVMCVPIESNASFRSSQIDNGDIICYQKHCLPDSMDRYRYPTVPSFFEYIHNRQIVHFRLLEKPKEEGFSLELSKCSTYDDVVEKVAKQLRMDDPSKIRLTQHNPSSQQPKPHFIKYRSLNYLSDMLHNHNQMCDILYYDILDIPLPELESMRSLKVAFQNAANHEMSFHIMRLPKSNSLLDLIEDLKSKVEISCNDAEFRFFGVYLHKICKVYQPGDKIDSVNDHGPLYIEEVPEDEKNAGPHDRLVHVYHFEYNHHIQYFGEPFFFLIRDGEALSDMKVRIQKRLQVPDEQFLKWKFAHVTFSKPEYLQDSDIVMNRFHKQRPVYGGWEQHLGLEHTATTPKRSYLGNNQNRHSFEKPVRIYN, translated from the exons GCGAGTGCTCGTCTTCCCCAGAGGAAATAACGTGGACTACCTTTCAATGTACCTGGATGTTGCTGATTCGAACTTGATGCCTCCCGGTTGGAGTAGGAATGCACAATTCAGCCTTGCTGTGGTAAACCAATTAGACAGCAAAGCATCGTTAAGAAAAG AAGCTACGCACCAATTCAATTCCCGAGAAAGTGATTGGGGTTTTACATCTTTTATGCCTTTGTTGGATCTGTATGATTCAAGTAAAGGATATGTTGTGAATGATAAATGTATCATAGAAGCTGAGGTTGCTGTGCGTAAAACTCTTGATTTCTGGAACTATGACTCCAAAAGGATGACTGGTTATGTTGGCCTGAAGAATCAAGGGGCTACCTGTTACATGAACTCCCTTCTTCAGACTTtataccacattccttactttcgGAAG gcTGTATATCATATGCCTACTACAGAGAATGATACGCCTTCAGGGAACATTCCATTGGCTTTGCAAAGCCTTTTTTATAAACTTCAGCATAGTGATAACAGTGTTGCTACAAAAGAGCTCACCAAATCTTTTGGATGGGATAGCTATGATTCGTTCATGCAGCATGATGTTCAAGAATTGAATAGGGTCCTATGTGAAAAGCTGGAGAACAAGATGAAG GGAACCACTGTGGAAGGAGCAATACAAAAATTGTTCGAGGGTCACCATATGAATTATATCGAGTGTATTAATGTTGAGTCTAAATCTACCAGGAAAGAGTCATTCTATG ATCTTGCACTCGATGTCAAGGGATGTTCTGATGTCTATGCATCATTTGATAAGTATGTTGCAGTGGAGAGGTTAGAAGGTGATAATAAGTATCAATCTGAGGAACATGGTCTACAG GATGCCAAGAAAGGAATGCTTTTTATTGACTTTCCTCCAGTTCTGCAACTTCAGTTAAAACGGTTTGAATATGATTTTGTGCGGGATACGATGCTCAAG ATAAATGACCGTTATGAGTTCCCACTTCAATTGGATCTTGATAGAGATGATGGAAAATATCTTTCTCCAGACGCGGATAGAAGTGTGCGTAACCTATATACTCTTCATAG TGTACTGGTTCATAGTGGTGGAGTTCATGGAGGACACTATTATGCCTTTATTCGTCCGAAGCTGTCTGATCAATG GTACAAGTTCGAGGATGAACGAGTGACGAAAGAAGACATGAAACGAGCATTGGAGGAACAATATGGTGGTGAAGAAGAG CTCCCGCATACCAACCCTGGGTTGGATACTGCACCGCTTAGATTTACCAAGCATTCAAATGCTTACATGCTTGTTTACATTCGAGAAAGTGACAAAGATAACATTATCTGTGATTTGGATGATGAAGATATTTCAGAACACCTTAAG GTTAGGTTGAGAAAGGAACATGAAGAGAAGGAGTACAAGAAAAAGGAGAAGGCTGAGGCTCATATGTTCACTGCATTGAAG GTGGCCCGAGACTTTGATATTAAAGAGCAAATTGGAAGACACATGCACTTTGATCTTGTGGACTTTGACAGAGTTAATAGCTTCCGTGCACCTAAGAACATGTCAATCAACGAAGTCAAG GAGGAGCTTTCTAAAGAATTTGGCATCCCTGTAGAATGCCAACGATTTTGGGTATGGGCAAAACGACAGAACTGTACCTACAGACCCAGTCGTCCATTAACCTCCCAGGAGGAAACATCTACT ATTGGGGTTCTCAAAGATGCAACAGTGGCGAAGTTACCGAATTCTGAAGTACGATTGTTCTTGGAGGTTCATTTCAGACAG GAGAACCAACCAATTGCTCCTTGGAATACCAAAGAAGATATATTACTTTTCTTCAAGCTCTATGATCCTGAAAAAGAAGACCTAAG ATATGTCGGCAATTTTTTTGTGAAAGCATCAGGCAAACCATCTGATATAGTAGAAAGGCTGAATCAGATTGCTGGATTTCTGTCTGATGAAGATATTGAGCTCTATGAG GAAATAAAGTTTGAACCAGTTGTGATGTGCGTACCCATTGAGAGTAATGCTTCGTTCCGTTCAAGCCAG ATTGACAATGGTGATATAATATGCTACCAAAAGCACTGTTTGCCAGATTCAATGGATCGATATCGATATCCTACCGTCCCTTCTTTCTTTGAATATATTCATAATAGACAG ATTGTCCATTTCAGATTGCTTGAGAAACCAAAAGAAGAAGGCTTCTCTCTTGAGCT TTCAAAATGCTCCACATATGATGATGTTGTTGAGAAGGTTGCTAAGCAACTACGTATGGATGACCCTTCTAAAATCCGGCTTACTCAACACAATCCATCGTCTCAGCAACCCAAACCTCACTTCATCAAATACAGGAGTCTTAATTATCTTTCGGACATGCTACATAATCACAATCAG ATGTGTGACATATTATATTATGACATCCTGGATATTCCTTTGCCTGAACTAGAATCTATGAGATCTCTGAAGGTCGCTTTCCAAAATGCCGCAAACCATGAG ATGTCGTTTCACATTATGCGGTTACCAAAAAGTAACTCTCTCCTTGATTTGATTGAAGACTTAAAGTCAAAG GTTGAAATTTCTTGTAATGATGCTGAATTTCGGTTTTTTGGAGTCTACCTTCACAAGATATGCAAG GTGTATCAACCTGGAGATAAGATAGATTCAGTTAATGACCATGGACCCTTGTATATTGAAGAG GTTCCCGAGGATGAAAAAAATGCCGGGCCTCATGACCGTTTGGTTCATGTCTATCATTTTGAATATAATCAT CATATTCAGTATTTTGGTGAACCTTTCTTCTTCCTAATTCGTGATGGTGAAGCTTTGTCGGATATGAAAGTACGGATTCAGAAGAGACTTCAAGTTCCTGATGAGCAGTTTCTAAAG TGGAAATTTGCTCATGTTACATTCAGTAAGCCAGAATACCTCCAAGATTCAGATATTGTAATGAACAGATTCCAT AAACAGAGACCTGTTTATGGAGGTTGGGAACAACACCTTGGATTGGAGCATACAGCCACCACCCCAAAAAGGTCCTACTTAGGCAACAACCAG AACCGCCATTCTTTTGAGAAGCCTGTGAGGATTTACAACTAA
- the LOC103651156 gene encoding ubiquitin carboxyl-terminal hydrolase 13 isoform X7 — protein sequence MVVPRAPEQTQQDQDEEMLVPHQDAIEGLQKDVLEGPQPMEEFASAVENQIIPDTSTSRFTWYIENFSKRNVRKHYSDDFTVGGYKWRVLVFPRGNNVDYLSMYLDVADSNLMPPGWSRNAQFSLAVVNQLDSKASLRKEATHQFNSRESDWGFTSFMPLLDLYDSSKGYVVNDKCIIEAEVAVRKTLDFWNYDSKRMTGYVGLKNQGATCYMNSLLQTLYHIPYFRKAVYHMPTTENDTPSGNIPLALQSLFYKLQHSDNSVATKELTKSFGWDSYDSFMQHDVQELNRVLCEKLENKMKGTTVEGAIQKLFEGHHMNYIECINVESKSTRKESFYDLALDVKGCSDVYASFDKYVAVERLEGDNKYQSEEHGLQDAKKGMLFIDFPPVLQLQLKRFEYDFVRDTMLKINDRYEFPLQLDLDRDDGKYLSPDADRSVRNLYTLHSVLVHSGGVHGGHYYAFIRPKLSDQWYKFEDERVTKEDMKRALEEQYGGEEELPHTNPGLDTAPLRFTKHSNAYMLVYIRESDKDNIICDLDDEDISEHLKVRLRKEHEEKEYKKKEKAEAHMFTALKVARDFDIKEQIGRHMHFDLVDFDRVNSFRAPKNMSINEVKEELSKEFGIPVECQRFWVWAKRQNCTYRPSRPLTSQEETSTIGVLKDATVAKLPNSEVRLFLEVHFRQENQPIAPWNTKEDILLFFKLYDPEKEDLRYVGNFFVKASGKPSDIVERLNQIAGFLSDEDIELYEEIKFEPVVMCVPIESNASFRSSQIDNGDIICYQKHCLPDSMDRYRYPTVPSFFEYIHNRQIVHFRLLEKPKEEGFSLELSKCSTYDDVVEKVAKQLRMDDPSKIRLTQHNPSSQQPKPHFIKYRSLNYLSDMLHNHNQMCDILYYDILDIPLPELESMRSLKVAFQNAANHEMSFHIMRLPKSNSLLDLIEDLKSKVEISCNDAEFRFFGVYLHKICKVYQPGDKIDSVNDHGPLYIEEVPEDEKNAGPHDRLVHVYHFEYNHHIQYFGEPFFFLIRDGEALSDMKVRIQKRLQVPDEQFLKWKFAHVTFSKPEYLQDSDIVMNRFHRPVYGGWEQHLGLEHTATTPKRSYLGNNQSNYRTAILLRSL from the exons GCGAGTGCTCGTCTTCCCCAGAGGAAATAACGTGGACTACCTTTCAATGTACCTGGATGTTGCTGATTCGAACTTGATGCCTCCCGGTTGGAGTAGGAATGCACAATTCAGCCTTGCTGTGGTAAACCAATTAGACAGCAAAGCATCGTTAAGAAAAG AAGCTACGCACCAATTCAATTCCCGAGAAAGTGATTGGGGTTTTACATCTTTTATGCCTTTGTTGGATCTGTATGATTCAAGTAAAGGATATGTTGTGAATGATAAATGTATCATAGAAGCTGAGGTTGCTGTGCGTAAAACTCTTGATTTCTGGAACTATGACTCCAAAAGGATGACTGGTTATGTTGGCCTGAAGAATCAAGGGGCTACCTGTTACATGAACTCCCTTCTTCAGACTTtataccacattccttactttcgGAAG gcTGTATATCATATGCCTACTACAGAGAATGATACGCCTTCAGGGAACATTCCATTGGCTTTGCAAAGCCTTTTTTATAAACTTCAGCATAGTGATAACAGTGTTGCTACAAAAGAGCTCACCAAATCTTTTGGATGGGATAGCTATGATTCGTTCATGCAGCATGATGTTCAAGAATTGAATAGGGTCCTATGTGAAAAGCTGGAGAACAAGATGAAG GGAACCACTGTGGAAGGAGCAATACAAAAATTGTTCGAGGGTCACCATATGAATTATATCGAGTGTATTAATGTTGAGTCTAAATCTACCAGGAAAGAGTCATTCTATG ATCTTGCACTCGATGTCAAGGGATGTTCTGATGTCTATGCATCATTTGATAAGTATGTTGCAGTGGAGAGGTTAGAAGGTGATAATAAGTATCAATCTGAGGAACATGGTCTACAG GATGCCAAGAAAGGAATGCTTTTTATTGACTTTCCTCCAGTTCTGCAACTTCAGTTAAAACGGTTTGAATATGATTTTGTGCGGGATACGATGCTCAAG ATAAATGACCGTTATGAGTTCCCACTTCAATTGGATCTTGATAGAGATGATGGAAAATATCTTTCTCCAGACGCGGATAGAAGTGTGCGTAACCTATATACTCTTCATAG TGTACTGGTTCATAGTGGTGGAGTTCATGGAGGACACTATTATGCCTTTATTCGTCCGAAGCTGTCTGATCAATG GTACAAGTTCGAGGATGAACGAGTGACGAAAGAAGACATGAAACGAGCATTGGAGGAACAATATGGTGGTGAAGAAGAG CTCCCGCATACCAACCCTGGGTTGGATACTGCACCGCTTAGATTTACCAAGCATTCAAATGCTTACATGCTTGTTTACATTCGAGAAAGTGACAAAGATAACATTATCTGTGATTTGGATGATGAAGATATTTCAGAACACCTTAAG GTTAGGTTGAGAAAGGAACATGAAGAGAAGGAGTACAAGAAAAAGGAGAAGGCTGAGGCTCATATGTTCACTGCATTGAAG GTGGCCCGAGACTTTGATATTAAAGAGCAAATTGGAAGACACATGCACTTTGATCTTGTGGACTTTGACAGAGTTAATAGCTTCCGTGCACCTAAGAACATGTCAATCAACGAAGTCAAG GAGGAGCTTTCTAAAGAATTTGGCATCCCTGTAGAATGCCAACGATTTTGGGTATGGGCAAAACGACAGAACTGTACCTACAGACCCAGTCGTCCATTAACCTCCCAGGAGGAAACATCTACT ATTGGGGTTCTCAAAGATGCAACAGTGGCGAAGTTACCGAATTCTGAAGTACGATTGTTCTTGGAGGTTCATTTCAGACAG GAGAACCAACCAATTGCTCCTTGGAATACCAAAGAAGATATATTACTTTTCTTCAAGCTCTATGATCCTGAAAAAGAAGACCTAAG ATATGTCGGCAATTTTTTTGTGAAAGCATCAGGCAAACCATCTGATATAGTAGAAAGGCTGAATCAGATTGCTGGATTTCTGTCTGATGAAGATATTGAGCTCTATGAG GAAATAAAGTTTGAACCAGTTGTGATGTGCGTACCCATTGAGAGTAATGCTTCGTTCCGTTCAAGCCAG ATTGACAATGGTGATATAATATGCTACCAAAAGCACTGTTTGCCAGATTCAATGGATCGATATCGATATCCTACCGTCCCTTCTTTCTTTGAATATATTCATAATAGACAG ATTGTCCATTTCAGATTGCTTGAGAAACCAAAAGAAGAAGGCTTCTCTCTTGAGCT TTCAAAATGCTCCACATATGATGATGTTGTTGAGAAGGTTGCTAAGCAACTACGTATGGATGACCCTTCTAAAATCCGGCTTACTCAACACAATCCATCGTCTCAGCAACCCAAACCTCACTTCATCAAATACAGGAGTCTTAATTATCTTTCGGACATGCTACATAATCACAATCAG ATGTGTGACATATTATATTATGACATCCTGGATATTCCTTTGCCTGAACTAGAATCTATGAGATCTCTGAAGGTCGCTTTCCAAAATGCCGCAAACCATGAG ATGTCGTTTCACATTATGCGGTTACCAAAAAGTAACTCTCTCCTTGATTTGATTGAAGACTTAAAGTCAAAG GTTGAAATTTCTTGTAATGATGCTGAATTTCGGTTTTTTGGAGTCTACCTTCACAAGATATGCAAG GTGTATCAACCTGGAGATAAGATAGATTCAGTTAATGACCATGGACCCTTGTATATTGAAGAG GTTCCCGAGGATGAAAAAAATGCCGGGCCTCATGACCGTTTGGTTCATGTCTATCATTTTGAATATAATCAT CATATTCAGTATTTTGGTGAACCTTTCTTCTTCCTAATTCGTGATGGTGAAGCTTTGTCGGATATGAAAGTACGGATTCAGAAGAGACTTCAAGTTCCTGATGAGCAGTTTCTAAAG TGGAAATTTGCTCATGTTACATTCAGTAAGCCAGAATACCTCCAAGATTCAGATATTGTAATGAACAGATTCCAT AGACCTGTTTATGGAGGTTGGGAACAACACCTTGGATTGGAGCATACAGCCACCACCCCAAAAAGGTCCTACTTAGGCAACAACCAG AGCAATTACAGAACCGCCATTCTTTTGAGAAGCCTGTGA
- the LOC103651156 gene encoding ubiquitin carboxyl-terminal hydrolase 13 isoform X1, whose protein sequence is MVVPRAPEQTQQDQDEEMLVPHQDAIEGLQKDVLEGPQPMEEFASAVENQIIPDTSTSRFTWYIENFSKRNVRKHYSDDFTVGGYKWRVLVFPRGNNVDYLSMYLDVADSNLMPPGWSRNAQFSLAVVNQLDSKASLRKEATHQFNSRESDWGFTSFMPLLDLYDSSKGYVVNDKCIIEAEVAVRKTLDFWNYDSKRMTGYVGLKNQGATCYMNSLLQTLYHIPYFRKAVYHMPTTENDTPSGNIPLALQSLFYKLQHSDNSVATKELTKSFGWDSYDSFMQHDVQELNRVLCEKLENKMKGTTVEGAIQKLFEGHHMNYIECINVESKSTRKESFYDLALDVKGCSDVYASFDKYVAVERLEGDNKYQSEEHGLQDAKKGMLFIDFPPVLQLQLKRFEYDFVRDTMLKINDRYEFPLQLDLDRDDGKYLSPDADRSVRNLYTLHSVLVHSGGVHGGHYYAFIRPKLSDQWYKFEDERVTKEDMKRALEEQYGGEEELPHTNPGLDTAPLRFTKHSNAYMLVYIRESDKDNIICDLDDEDISEHLKVRLRKEHEEKEYKKKEKAEAHMFTALKVARDFDIKEQIGRHMHFDLVDFDRVNSFRAPKNMSINEVKEELSKEFGIPVECQRFWVWAKRQNCTYRPSRPLTSQEETSTIGVLKDATVAKLPNSEVRLFLEVHFRQENQPIAPWNTKEDILLFFKLYDPEKEDLRYVGNFFVKASGKPSDIVERLNQIAGFLSDEDIELYEEIKFEPVVMCVPIESNASFRSSQIDNGDIICYQKHCLPDSMDRYRYPTVPSFFEYIHNRQIVHFRLLEKPKEEGFSLELSKCSTYDDVVEKVAKQLRMDDPSKIRLTQHNPSSQQPKPHFIKYRSLNYLSDMLHNHNQMCDILYYDILDIPLPELESMRSLKVAFQNAANHEMSFHIMRLPKSNSLLDLIEDLKSKVEISCNDAEFRFFGVYLHKICKVYQPGDKIDSVNDHGPLYIEEVPEDEKNAGPHDRLVHVYHFEYNHHIQYFGEPFFFLIRDGEALSDMKVRIQKRLQVPDEQFLKWKFAHVTFSKPEYLQDSDIVMNRFHKQRPVYGGWEQHLGLEHTATTPKRSYLGNNQNRHSFEKPVRIYN, encoded by the exons GCGAGTGCTCGTCTTCCCCAGAGGAAATAACGTGGACTACCTTTCAATGTACCTGGATGTTGCTGATTCGAACTTGATGCCTCCCGGTTGGAGTAGGAATGCACAATTCAGCCTTGCTGTGGTAAACCAATTAGACAGCAAAGCATCGTTAAGAAAAG AAGCTACGCACCAATTCAATTCCCGAGAAAGTGATTGGGGTTTTACATCTTTTATGCCTTTGTTGGATCTGTATGATTCAAGTAAAGGATATGTTGTGAATGATAAATGTATCATAGAAGCTGAGGTTGCTGTGCGTAAAACTCTTGATTTCTGGAACTATGACTCCAAAAGGATGACTGGTTATGTTGGCCTGAAGAATCAAGGGGCTACCTGTTACATGAACTCCCTTCTTCAGACTTtataccacattccttactttcgGAAG gcTGTATATCATATGCCTACTACAGAGAATGATACGCCTTCAGGGAACATTCCATTGGCTTTGCAAAGCCTTTTTTATAAACTTCAGCATAGTGATAACAGTGTTGCTACAAAAGAGCTCACCAAATCTTTTGGATGGGATAGCTATGATTCGTTCATGCAGCATGATGTTCAAGAATTGAATAGGGTCCTATGTGAAAAGCTGGAGAACAAGATGAAG GGAACCACTGTGGAAGGAGCAATACAAAAATTGTTCGAGGGTCACCATATGAATTATATCGAGTGTATTAATGTTGAGTCTAAATCTACCAGGAAAGAGTCATTCTATG ATCTTGCACTCGATGTCAAGGGATGTTCTGATGTCTATGCATCATTTGATAAGTATGTTGCAGTGGAGAGGTTAGAAGGTGATAATAAGTATCAATCTGAGGAACATGGTCTACAG GATGCCAAGAAAGGAATGCTTTTTATTGACTTTCCTCCAGTTCTGCAACTTCAGTTAAAACGGTTTGAATATGATTTTGTGCGGGATACGATGCTCAAG ATAAATGACCGTTATGAGTTCCCACTTCAATTGGATCTTGATAGAGATGATGGAAAATATCTTTCTCCAGACGCGGATAGAAGTGTGCGTAACCTATATACTCTTCATAG TGTACTGGTTCATAGTGGTGGAGTTCATGGAGGACACTATTATGCCTTTATTCGTCCGAAGCTGTCTGATCAATG GTACAAGTTCGAGGATGAACGAGTGACGAAAGAAGACATGAAACGAGCATTGGAGGAACAATATGGTGGTGAAGAAGAG CTCCCGCATACCAACCCTGGGTTGGATACTGCACCGCTTAGATTTACCAAGCATTCAAATGCTTACATGCTTGTTTACATTCGAGAAAGTGACAAAGATAACATTATCTGTGATTTGGATGATGAAGATATTTCAGAACACCTTAAG GTTAGGTTGAGAAAGGAACATGAAGAGAAGGAGTACAAGAAAAAGGAGAAGGCTGAGGCTCATATGTTCACTGCATTGAAG GTGGCCCGAGACTTTGATATTAAAGAGCAAATTGGAAGACACATGCACTTTGATCTTGTGGACTTTGACAGAGTTAATAGCTTCCGTGCACCTAAGAACATGTCAATCAACGAAGTCAAG GAGGAGCTTTCTAAAGAATTTGGCATCCCTGTAGAATGCCAACGATTTTGGGTATGGGCAAAACGACAGAACTGTACCTACAGACCCAGTCGTCCATTAACCTCCCAGGAGGAAACATCTACT ATTGGGGTTCTCAAAGATGCAACAGTGGCGAAGTTACCGAATTCTGAAGTACGATTGTTCTTGGAGGTTCATTTCAGACAG GAGAACCAACCAATTGCTCCTTGGAATACCAAAGAAGATATATTACTTTTCTTCAAGCTCTATGATCCTGAAAAAGAAGACCTAAG ATATGTCGGCAATTTTTTTGTGAAAGCATCAGGCAAACCATCTGATATAGTAGAAAGGCTGAATCAGATTGCTGGATTTCTGTCTGATGAAGATATTGAGCTCTATGAG GAAATAAAGTTTGAACCAGTTGTGATGTGCGTACCCATTGAGAGTAATGCTTCGTTCCGTTCAAGCCAG ATTGACAATGGTGATATAATATGCTACCAAAAGCACTGTTTGCCAGATTCAATGGATCGATATCGATATCCTACCGTCCCTTCTTTCTTTGAATATATTCATAATAGACAG ATTGTCCATTTCAGATTGCTTGAGAAACCAAAAGAAGAAGGCTTCTCTCTTGAGCT TTCAAAATGCTCCACATATGATGATGTTGTTGAGAAGGTTGCTAAGCAACTACGTATGGATGACCCTTCTAAAATCCGGCTTACTCAACACAATCCATCGTCTCAGCAACCCAAACCTCACTTCATCAAATACAGGAGTCTTAATTATCTTTCGGACATGCTACATAATCACAATCAG ATGTGTGACATATTATATTATGACATCCTGGATATTCCTTTGCCTGAACTAGAATCTATGAGATCTCTGAAGGTCGCTTTCCAAAATGCCGCAAACCATGAG ATGTCGTTTCACATTATGCGGTTACCAAAAAGTAACTCTCTCCTTGATTTGATTGAAGACTTAAAGTCAAAG GTTGAAATTTCTTGTAATGATGCTGAATTTCGGTTTTTTGGAGTCTACCTTCACAAGATATGCAAG GTGTATCAACCTGGAGATAAGATAGATTCAGTTAATGACCATGGACCCTTGTATATTGAAGAG GTTCCCGAGGATGAAAAAAATGCCGGGCCTCATGACCGTTTGGTTCATGTCTATCATTTTGAATATAATCAT CATATTCAGTATTTTGGTGAACCTTTCTTCTTCCTAATTCGTGATGGTGAAGCTTTGTCGGATATGAAAGTACGGATTCAGAAGAGACTTCAAGTTCCTGATGAGCAGTTTCTAAAG TGGAAATTTGCTCATGTTACATTCAGTAAGCCAGAATACCTCCAAGATTCAGATATTGTAATGAACAGATTCCAT AAACAGAGACCTGTTTATGGAGGTTGGGAACAACACCTTGGATTGGAGCATACAGCCACCACCCCAAAAAGGTCCTACTTAGGCAACAACCAG AACCGCCATTCTTTTGAGAAGCCTGTGAGGATTTACAACTAA